The Thiothrix subterranea genome has a segment encoding these proteins:
- a CDS encoding ExbD/TolR family protein: MKFRTRERSESKVDLTSLIDVVFMLLIFFMVTTTFDKNAELKIELPTASNVAAASSEDKLELLIDGQGRYYINGREVLNNQPETLFQAMSMTLEEMGNNTPPLVISADASVNYQAVVTAMDIAGRLGLTNFSMATSQATRKPQE; this comes from the coding sequence ATGAAATTCCGTACCCGTGAACGCAGTGAAAGCAAGGTCGATTTGACCTCGTTGATTGATGTGGTGTTCATGCTGTTGATTTTTTTCATGGTCACGACTACCTTTGACAAGAACGCTGAACTCAAGATTGAGTTACCCACTGCCAGTAATGTGGCGGCGGCTTCCTCGGAAGATAAGCTGGAACTGCTGATCGACGGGCAAGGGCGTTACTACATTAATGGGCGTGAAGTGTTGAATAATCAGCCTGAAACGCTGTTTCAAGCCATGAGCATGACCTTGGAAGAAATGGGTAATAATACCCCGCCACTGGTCATTTCGGCGGATGCGAGTGTCAATTATCAGGCAGTCGTGACGGCAATGGACATCGCTGGGCGCTTGGGGTTGACCAATTTTTCGATGGCAACCTCGCAAGCGACCCGCAAACCACAGGAATAG
- the dapD gene encoding 2,3,4,5-tetrahydropyridine-2,6-dicarboxylate N-succinyltransferase, with protein MSDVSQLQRIIEEAFERRADINPRNAEAQTRDAVNEALELLNAGKLRIATQHGVGNWEVNQWLKKAVLLSFRLNDNEVMDGGCTNYYDKVPSKFAGMSADEFAAGGVRVVPNAIARRGSYIAPGCVLMPSYVNIGAYVDSGTMVDTWATVGSCAQIGKNVHLSGGVGIGGVLEPVQAGPTIIEDNCFIGARSEVVEGVIVEEGAVISMGVYIGQSTRIYDRETGEVMYGRVPAGSVVVSGNLPSSDGKYSLYCAVIVKKVDAKTRSKVGINELLRDI; from the coding sequence ATGTCAGACGTAAGCCAACTGCAACGCATTATCGAAGAAGCCTTCGAGCGCCGCGCCGACATCAACCCGCGCAATGCTGAAGCGCAAACCCGTGATGCCGTCAATGAGGCGTTGGAATTGCTGAATGCCGGTAAATTGCGCATTGCTACCCAACACGGCGTGGGTAATTGGGAAGTAAACCAGTGGCTGAAAAAAGCCGTGCTGCTGTCATTCCGCTTGAATGATAACGAAGTGATGGATGGCGGTTGCACCAACTATTACGACAAAGTGCCATCGAAATTTGCGGGCATGAGCGCGGATGAATTTGCTGCGGGTGGGGTGCGCGTCGTGCCAAATGCGATTGCACGGCGTGGTTCGTACATTGCTCCCGGCTGTGTGCTGATGCCGTCTTATGTCAATATCGGCGCGTATGTGGATAGCGGCACGATGGTGGATACCTGGGCAACGGTTGGTTCTTGCGCACAAATCGGCAAGAACGTGCATTTGTCCGGCGGCGTAGGTATCGGCGGCGTGTTAGAGCCAGTGCAAGCAGGCCCGACGATCATTGAAGATAACTGCTTCATCGGCGCACGTTCTGAAGTGGTGGAAGGCGTGATTGTGGAAGAGGGCGCGGTGATTTCAATGGGTGTTTACATCGGTCAAAGCACCCGCATTTATGACCGCGAAACTGGCGAAGTCATGTACGGGCGCGTGCCAGCGGGTTCGGTGGTGGTTTCTGGCAACCTGCCATCCAGCGACGGCAAGTACAGCCTGTATTGCGCCGTGATCGTCAAGAAAGTTGACGCGAAAACCCGCAGCAAAGTGGGTATCAACGAGTTGTTGCGCGACATTTAA
- the ppk1 gene encoding polyphosphate kinase 1 yields the protein MQENAAPDLNNPDYYLNRELSLLAFNRRVMELAQDPRVPLLERLRFLCISSANMDEFFEVRVASLKQQLQLDVASIGADGLTPTAALKQITTTAHALVDSQYKLLNEAIIPALRQEGIYFVRRTHWDERQLAWLSDYFDRELMPLLSPLGLDPAHPFPNVINKSLNFIISLQGTDAFGREIDTAIVQAPRSLPRIIRLPEGMAASNDSFVFLSSILHAFIDRLFPGMEVLGCYQFRLTRNSNMYVDEEEIDDLLQAMQGELPQRNYGAVVRLEVADHCPPDNIEYLMEHFHLCEQDVYNVNGPVNLNRLMAIADLVDRPALRFPPFRPAPSVAERHPDLFERIKHGDVLVHHPYQSFQTVLDFIGQAAKDPDVLAIKMTLYRTGKQSELVKHLIRAARLGKEVTVVVELRARFDEEANIGLANQLQNAGAHVVYGVVGYKTHAKLCLVVRREGQQLRSYAHLGTGNYHPGTARIYTDFGLFTCQPDMTEDVHKVFHMLTGLGRMRDLKYLLEAPFNLHQVVMEKIQRETQHALTGKPALIRARMNALIEPQTISALYQASQAGVRVELVVRGVCCLRPGIAGISENIHVRSVMGRFLEHPRVFYFQNAGAEELYCSSADWMPRNFFRRVEVAFPILDQALRQRIIHEAFEWHLQDNTQAWELQADGTYLRQQPENDAVESINAQQQLLKLLANV from the coding sequence ATGCAGGAAAATGCTGCACCCGACCTGAATAACCCCGATTACTACCTCAATCGTGAACTCAGCCTGCTTGCCTTTAACCGCCGCGTCATGGAACTGGCACAAGACCCGCGAGTGCCGCTGTTGGAACGCCTGCGCTTTCTGTGTATTTCCAGCGCGAATATGGATGAATTTTTTGAAGTCCGGGTCGCCAGCCTCAAACAACAATTGCAATTGGATGTCGCTTCCATTGGTGCAGACGGCTTAACCCCAACGGCAGCTTTGAAGCAAATCACGACCACGGCACACGCGCTGGTTGACTCCCAATACAAACTCCTAAACGAAGCCATCATCCCCGCGCTGCGTCAGGAAGGCATTTACTTTGTGCGCCGTACCCATTGGGATGAACGTCAACTGGCGTGGCTATCGGACTATTTCGACCGCGAACTCATGCCCTTGTTGAGTCCACTGGGGCTAGACCCCGCGCACCCCTTCCCGAATGTCATTAATAAAAGCCTGAATTTCATTATCAGCTTGCAAGGCACGGATGCCTTCGGGCGTGAAATTGACACCGCCATTGTGCAAGCCCCGCGCAGCCTGCCGCGCATTATTCGCCTACCCGAAGGCATGGCTGCCAGCAACGACAGTTTCGTGTTCCTCTCCTCCATCTTGCACGCTTTTATAGATCGGCTGTTCCCCGGCATGGAAGTGTTGGGCTGCTACCAATTCCGCCTCACCCGCAATAGCAATATGTACGTGGATGAGGAAGAAATCGACGATCTGTTGCAAGCGATGCAAGGCGAATTGCCGCAACGCAATTACGGCGCGGTGGTGCGGTTGGAAGTCGCCGACCATTGCCCACCGGACAATATCGAATACCTGATGGAACATTTTCACCTGTGCGAACAGGATGTTTACAACGTCAATGGCCCGGTCAACCTGAATCGTTTAATGGCGATTGCGGATCTGGTGGATCGCCCTGCCCTGCGCTTTCCACCGTTCCGCCCTGCCCCATCGGTAGCTGAGCGCCACCCGGATTTGTTTGAACGCATCAAACACGGCGATGTCTTGGTGCATCACCCTTACCAAAGTTTCCAAACAGTGCTGGACTTCATTGGGCAAGCCGCAAAAGACCCGGATGTGCTGGCGATTAAAATGACGCTGTACCGCACTGGCAAACAATCCGAACTGGTCAAACACTTAATTCGGGCGGCGCGTTTAGGCAAAGAAGTTACGGTCGTGGTCGAACTGCGAGCGCGTTTTGATGAAGAAGCCAACATCGGCCTTGCCAATCAGCTTCAAAATGCCGGAGCGCACGTGGTGTATGGCGTGGTGGGTTACAAAACCCATGCGAAACTGTGCTTGGTGGTGCGGCGCGAAGGCCAGCAATTGCGCAGTTACGCGCACCTTGGCACGGGAAACTATCACCCCGGCACGGCACGCATTTACACCGATTTCGGCCTATTCACCTGCCAACCGGACATGACCGAAGACGTGCATAAAGTTTTCCACATGTTGACCGGCTTGGGGCGAATGCGCGACCTGAAATATTTATTGGAAGCGCCTTTCAACTTACACCAAGTCGTGATGGAAAAAATCCAGCGCGAAACTCAACACGCCTTAACGGGTAAACCGGCATTAATCCGCGCTCGCATGAATGCCTTGATTGAACCGCAAACCATCAGCGCCTTGTATCAAGCCTCGCAAGCAGGCGTGAGAGTGGAACTGGTCGTGCGTGGCGTTTGCTGTTTGCGCCCCGGCATTGCAGGCATTTCCGAAAACATTCATGTGCGCTCGGTCATGGGGCGGTTTTTGGAACACCCACGGGTATTTTATTTCCAGAATGCAGGCGCTGAGGAATTGTATTGTTCCAGTGCGGATTGGATGCCACGCAATTTCTTCCGCCGCGTCGAAGTCGCCTTCCCGATTTTAGACCAAGCCCTGCGCCAACGGATTATTCATGAAGCGTTTGAATGGCATTTACAAGACAATACGCAGGCGTGGGAATTGCAGGCTGATGGCACATACTTGCGCCAACAACCTGAAAATGACGCGGTGGAAAGCATCAATGCGCAACAACAACTGTTGAAGTTGCTGGCGAATGTTTAG
- a CDS encoding YajD family HNH nuclease, translated as MKADHAKIVLNARKNADERAKGYREQALKLYPWICGRCAREFTHANLRELTVHHRDHNHDNNPQDGSNWELLCLYCHDNEHQKLIEAERGGSAGTSGPAAATHNPFADLKAKMQKK; from the coding sequence ATGAAGGCCGACCACGCCAAAATTGTACTGAATGCACGTAAAAATGCCGACGAACGCGCCAAAGGCTACCGCGAACAAGCGTTGAAGCTGTACCCGTGGATTTGCGGGCGTTGTGCGCGGGAATTCACGCACGCCAATTTGCGCGAATTGACCGTGCATCATCGCGATCACAACCACGACAATAACCCGCAGGATGGCAGCAACTGGGAACTGTTGTGCTTGTATTGCCACGATAATGAACATCAAAAGTTAATCGAAGCCGAGCGTGGCGGTTCTGCCGGAACCAGTGGCCCCGCCGCCGCAACGCATAACCCGTTTGCCGATTTGAAAGCGAAGATGCAGAAAAAATAG
- a CDS encoding GAF domain-containing protein produces the protein MTTDNQDKQQQDNDTLWDIVSDIVDQLQFATETAKSSAELIQKLLTVDQFPGISKEELSIVYCEYGTQDYRLIVDAGNQVNSTSSSSGIFDVTNSAIRDVAIKFLKPEDYPWFKTKADCSNAGFDGFGTVMIVPMRLGRYRRLGVFIIHSKEEHAYSTRIQRIMDVLSDRLAALIRSLRRHLRDELTYKLRNELLGRLASRQRMFESEGEILKQVLEHLKIWYDYDRIYFLMKNPLDIETYYQAIDENGEVHPNFRATKVLEQAVLLQIMGGEDNLNRLKMLPSDIPNEGMDALHGIIIDDTAKLSGFLAECKSWLGVTMHHPDGYVFGHIILHDTEMPYAYDKDDLRFMDAIADFMGFLLAEYRSKQKKAVIQKISSLPLTKPKALYETVAAYLHRLYGVEHFQIRAIESSSMEWKIVWSINEDENTSRHSLENDTHNIIDKFANENRVRENYGNEPLKLSIGKKNYLVTPMRAGTLEENWRVIGAFVIPANNPGRIASNVIDEVSDALGNRLSSHHSQQRYEELTAFVNKVNSLSSANLTQEQVLKIAHEYIKKVMFSENVYIALYDEVEDNISFPLIYQNGKVWAEMHNQKRKIDPTKLGRTEVIIRDKKPLFIKTKADSLAWYAKPNHKEHAGKPLASWIGVPIFTAAKGKEQKVRGVIATYHDELDHVYSIRDVFFLQNMAGAVSGLFRLLELKEVNQHLEEEIANNTALNRQIANQQEIISSYLERNRLKDSTQKTITDINLIFRRLDFFAKDIERYQTPKSIEKLLSLVEQGKQSIQNYQQSIKINTTECEEVYLPELIHNIIYNEVIPENLRIKIDAGSLEYYQLKSKIDYKAITQSLYIIISYIISEAYNKKDGISLIISFSIEGKDIVIDIFSENIDLIDANGFHITRVRQLLAERLGSILIIDKEISTARIILKNQQPDKKALLIIDSELWRDTLNDLLTTNSLKCEVFNETNNYNDFSEFLLVMIDETSYKRLNQEMCKNDTPTIIAILIDDEKNYYPYPNCLKRLYKTDESIQERFTNLLTEWGVR, from the coding sequence ATGACTACAGATAATCAAGATAAGCAACAGCAGGATAATGATACTTTGTGGGATATTGTTTCCGATATTGTTGATCAACTTCAGTTTGCCACTGAAACAGCCAAATCTTCTGCGGAGCTTATTCAGAAACTCTTAACCGTTGATCAATTCCCCGGTATCAGCAAGGAAGAGTTGTCGATTGTTTATTGCGAGTATGGCACACAAGACTACAGATTGATTGTCGATGCTGGGAATCAGGTTAATAGCACTAGCAGTTCATCGGGTATTTTTGATGTTACCAATTCAGCCATTCGGGATGTCGCTATCAAATTTCTGAAACCAGAAGACTACCCTTGGTTTAAGACCAAAGCTGACTGTAGCAATGCAGGTTTCGACGGCTTTGGCACTGTAATGATTGTACCCATGCGCTTAGGACGTTATCGGCGATTAGGGGTATTCATCATTCACAGCAAAGAAGAACATGCTTACAGCACACGTATTCAGCGCATTATGGATGTGCTAAGTGATCGGCTTGCGGCTTTGATACGTTCACTGCGCCGACACTTACGAGATGAACTGACCTATAAACTGCGAAATGAACTCTTGGGACGTTTAGCATCCCGTCAGCGAATGTTCGAGAGTGAGGGTGAAATACTCAAACAAGTTTTGGAACACCTGAAGATTTGGTATGACTATGACCGCATCTATTTTCTCATGAAAAATCCGTTGGATATTGAAACCTACTATCAGGCAATCGACGAAAATGGAGAGGTTCACCCCAATTTCCGAGCAACAAAAGTACTCGAACAAGCAGTATTGCTTCAGATTATGGGAGGAGAAGACAATCTCAACAGATTAAAGATGCTTCCCTCTGATATTCCCAATGAAGGGATGGATGCGCTGCATGGAATCATCATTGATGATACGGCTAAATTATCGGGTTTTCTTGCAGAGTGTAAATCTTGGTTGGGTGTGACAATGCATCACCCGGATGGTTATGTGTTTGGACATATCATCCTACACGACACCGAAATGCCTTACGCTTACGATAAGGACGATCTGCGGTTCATGGATGCCATCGCTGACTTCATGGGATTTTTGTTGGCAGAATACCGTTCCAAGCAGAAAAAAGCAGTGATACAGAAAATTTCATCACTGCCTTTGACTAAACCAAAAGCACTTTATGAAACAGTAGCTGCGTATCTGCATCGCCTTTATGGGGTAGAACATTTCCAGATAAGAGCCATTGAGTCCTCATCAATGGAATGGAAAATAGTCTGGTCTATAAATGAAGATGAAAACACTTCGCGTCACTCTCTCGAAAATGATACTCACAATATAATTGACAAATTTGCAAACGAAAATAGAGTTCGGGAAAATTATGGGAACGAACCGTTAAAACTTTCTATTGGGAAGAAAAACTATCTTGTCACTCCCATGCGTGCAGGAACACTAGAAGAAAATTGGCGTGTTATCGGGGCATTCGTTATACCGGCTAATAATCCCGGTAGGATAGCCTCAAACGTAATTGACGAAGTTTCCGACGCTCTAGGTAATCGTCTAAGCAGCCATCATAGCCAACAACGTTATGAAGAGCTGACGGCGTTTGTTAATAAGGTTAATAGCCTGTCATCAGCTAATTTGACACAAGAACAAGTTCTAAAAATCGCTCATGAATACATCAAAAAGGTGATGTTCTCAGAAAATGTGTATATCGCCTTATATGATGAAGTGGAAGATAATATCTCCTTCCCGTTAATTTACCAGAATGGTAAGGTGTGGGCGGAGATGCATAACCAGAAACGGAAAATTGACCCAACTAAGCTAGGTCGAACAGAAGTCATTATCCGCGACAAAAAGCCTTTGTTCATAAAAACCAAAGCTGACTCCCTTGCTTGGTATGCCAAGCCAAATCATAAGGAACATGCAGGTAAGCCACTAGCTTCTTGGATCGGTGTACCTATCTTTACTGCCGCTAAGGGAAAAGAACAAAAGGTTCGTGGGGTGATTGCTACCTACCATGATGAGCTTGATCATGTTTACTCGATTCGGGATGTATTCTTTCTGCAAAACATGGCTGGTGCTGTGTCTGGATTGTTTCGGCTGTTGGAATTAAAGGAAGTTAATCAGCACTTGGAGGAGGAAATAGCCAACAACACTGCGTTAAACCGACAAATTGCTAATCAACAAGAAATCATTTCAAGTTACTTGGAACGTAACCGGCTTAAAGACTCAACACAAAAAACGATTACAGATATAAACTTAATATTCAGACGCCTTGATTTTTTCGCAAAAGACATCGAGCGTTACCAAACGCCGAAAAGCATAGAAAAGCTTCTGTCCTTGGTCGAGCAAGGCAAACAAAGCATTCAGAATTATCAACAATCCATAAAAATAAATACAACAGAATGCGAGGAAGTTTACCTTCCTGAATTAATCCACAATATCATTTATAATGAAGTGATTCCAGAAAATTTGCGCATTAAGATAGATGCTGGCTCACTTGAATATTACCAACTAAAAAGTAAAATTGACTATAAGGCAATAACACAAAGTTTATATATTATAATATCCTATATAATATCAGAGGCATACAATAAAAAAGATGGCATCTCATTAATAATTAGCTTTAGCATTGAAGGCAAAGATATTGTGATTGATATTTTTTCCGAGAATATTGACTTGATAGATGCTAATGGCTTTCATATAACACGAGTTCGACAATTGTTAGCTGAACGTCTTGGCTCTATACTCATAATAGATAAAGAGATTAGTACCGCAAGAATTATCTTAAAAAATCAACAGCCAGATAAAAAAGCATTACTAATTATTGATAGCGAGCTTTGGCGCGATACATTAAATGACCTGTTAACAACAAACAGCCTTAAGTGTGAAGTTTTTAATGAAACCAATAATTATAATGATTTTTCTGAATTTTTATTAGTCATGATTGATGAGACTTCTTATAAACGACTAAATCAAGAAATGTGCAAAAATGATACACCGACAATTATTGCAATTTTAATTGATGATGAAAAAAACTACTATCCATATCCAAACTGTTTAAAACGACTATATAAAACCGATGAAAGCATACAGGAACGCTTTACCAATTTACTAACCGAATGGGGAGTTAGATAA
- a CDS encoding lytic transglycosylase domain-containing protein, whose product MKRLNSAIFVTLLGFAALQTAQASGCGTSASAVNQRAAAHLESIQKYSEKYGVSADMVKAVIAVESCYNSTALSPKGAQGLMQLIPATAERFGVDDAFNTSQNIHGGTRYLSWLMKRYDGDLYKAVAAYNAGEGAVDKYKGIPPYNETQHYVRKVLAVYNGLSGQAIALPAVNTTPRKGNNVATTAPAKQVFPAGKPGRSGWQAAKAKAPHLFKH is encoded by the coding sequence ATGAAACGTTTAAACAGTGCTATTTTTGTCACCTTGTTGGGGTTTGCAGCGCTGCAAACTGCCCAAGCATCGGGCTGTGGCACCAGTGCCAGTGCGGTCAATCAAAGAGCCGCTGCACATCTGGAGTCTATCCAAAAATATTCGGAAAAATATGGGGTTAGCGCGGATATGGTGAAAGCCGTGATCGCCGTCGAATCCTGCTACAACAGCACCGCTTTGTCACCCAAGGGGGCGCAGGGTTTGATGCAATTGATCCCTGCGACTGCCGAACGTTTCGGGGTCGATGATGCGTTTAATACCAGCCAAAATATTCACGGTGGCACGCGCTACCTAAGTTGGCTGATGAAACGTTATGACGGTGATTTATACAAAGCGGTTGCGGCGTACAATGCGGGCGAAGGCGCGGTCGATAAATACAAGGGCATTCCACCGTATAACGAAACCCAGCATTACGTGCGCAAAGTATTAGCGGTTTACAATGGCTTGAGCGGGCAGGCGATTGCGCTACCCGCTGTCAATACCACCCCTCGCAAGGGCAACAATGTCGCAACTACCGCTCCGGCTAAGCAGGTATTCCCAGCCGGAAAACCGGGGCGCTCTGGTTGGCAAGCTGCCAAAGCCAAAGCGCCGCATCTGTTCAAGCACTAA
- the dapC gene encoding succinyldiaminopimelate transaminase — protein sequence MNPDLARLQAYPFERIRTLLQGISPADLPAVSLAMGEPKHPTPAFIHEAIAANLGGLANYPLTKGSAALRDSIAAWLTQRFQLPAGAVDAEQHVIPVNGTREALFAFAQAVVTRTGDAAVVMPNPFYQIYEGAALLAGAEAVFLNCTAANGFIPDFAAVPAAVWQRCQLLYICSPGNPTGAVMPLETLQLVLQLAETYNFIVAADECYSELYADETQPPAGLLQAAAQMGNTAWKRCVVFHSLSKRSNAPGMRSGFVAGNAEILKQFLLYRTYHGCAMPPPFQAASAAAWADETHVQTNRALYREKFTAVMAILASVLDVSQPAAGFYLWPQTPVDDKIFTRELFARAHVNVVPGSYLSREANGMNPGAGRVRLALVAPLDECIEAAERIRRVVETL from the coding sequence ATGAATCCTGATCTTGCCCGCTTGCAAGCTTACCCGTTTGAACGCATCCGCACCTTGCTGCAAGGCATCAGCCCCGCTGATTTGCCTGCGGTTTCGTTGGCAATGGGGGAACCCAAGCACCCAACCCCTGCTTTCATTCATGAAGCGATTGCGGCAAATTTGGGTGGTTTAGCCAATTACCCGCTCACCAAAGGCTCGGCAGCGTTGCGCGACAGCATTGCTGCTTGGCTGACACAACGTTTTCAACTTCCGGCGGGCGCGGTGGATGCGGAACAGCATGTCATTCCCGTGAATGGTACACGCGAAGCACTGTTCGCATTCGCGCAAGCCGTGGTAACGCGCACTGGCGATGCAGCGGTGGTGATGCCCAATCCCTTCTACCAGATTTACGAAGGTGCGGCGTTACTAGCCGGGGCAGAAGCCGTGTTTCTGAATTGCACTGCTGCAAATGGTTTCATCCCCGATTTTGCCGCCGTACCCGCAGCGGTGTGGCAGCGTTGCCAATTGCTCTACATTTGCAGCCCCGGTAATCCCACGGGGGCGGTCATGCCGTTGGAAACGCTGCAATTAGTGCTGCAACTCGCGGAAACCTATAACTTTATTGTCGCTGCGGACGAATGCTATTCCGAACTGTATGCCGATGAAACCCAGCCACCAGCGGGCTTATTGCAGGCCGCTGCGCAGATGGGGAATACGGCATGGAAGCGTTGTGTGGTATTTCATAGCTTGTCGAAACGTTCCAATGCGCCGGGGATGCGCTCCGGTTTTGTGGCAGGCAATGCGGAAATCCTCAAACAATTTTTGCTGTACCGCACCTATCATGGCTGTGCAATGCCGCCACCGTTTCAGGCGGCGAGTGCTGCGGCATGGGCGGATGAAACCCATGTGCAAACCAACCGAGCGTTGTATCGGGAAAAATTCACGGCGGTGATGGCGATACTCGCGTCGGTGCTGGACGTTTCCCAACCAGCGGCAGGTTTCTACTTGTGGCCGCAAACGCCAGTGGATGACAAAATATTTACCCGTGAATTGTTTGCACGAGCGCATGTGAACGTTGTTCCCGGCAGTTATTTGTCACGGGAGGCGAACGGGATGAATCCGGGAGCGGGGCGAGTGCGCCTCGCCTTGGTTGCCCCGTTGGATGAATGTATTGAAGCGGCGGAACGTATCCGGCGCGTCGTTGAAACCCTTTGA
- a CDS encoding MotA/TolQ/ExbB proton channel family protein → MFELIKSGGIMMFPLILSSIIALAIIIERFLSLRVSKVVPSSDIERARKLAGITKLADVQVDELRNGSLLGRVLATGLESRELPRHIMKENVEESGRHVVQELERYLPALGTIITIAPMMGLLGTVLGMIGVFSAINTAGVGNPQQMAGGISEALVTTVVGLLIAITSLVFERYFKAKVDGYVAIMEREALRLIEIANSSRKTLPAAATPAPAPAVARPAPASAPLPRGGKPA, encoded by the coding sequence ATGTTTGAGTTAATCAAATCTGGCGGGATTATGATGTTCCCCCTGATTCTGAGTTCGATTATCGCATTAGCGATTATTATTGAGCGTTTTTTGTCGTTGCGCGTTAGTAAAGTTGTGCCTTCCAGTGATATTGAACGCGCCCGCAAACTTGCCGGTATTACTAAGCTGGCGGATGTGCAAGTCGATGAACTACGCAACGGTTCGCTGTTGGGGCGCGTATTGGCGACGGGGCTGGAAAGCCGCGAATTGCCGCGTCATATTATGAAAGAAAACGTCGAAGAATCCGGGCGGCACGTGGTACAAGAATTAGAACGTTACCTGCCAGCCTTGGGTACGATCATTACGATTGCGCCAATGATGGGCTTATTGGGAACGGTTTTGGGGATGATCGGGGTTTTTAGCGCAATCAATACCGCTGGTGTGGGCAATCCGCAGCAGATGGCAGGGGGGATTTCTGAGGCATTGGTGACAACCGTGGTGGGATTGCTGATTGCGATTACTAGCTTGGTATTCGAGCGCTATTTCAAAGCCAAAGTTGACGGTTATGTGGCGATCATGGAACGTGAAGCCTTGCGTTTGATTGAAATTGCTAACTCCAGCCGCAAAACATTACCGGCGGCGGCAACACCAGCACCTGCGCCCGCCGTCGCCCGCCCAGCGCCAGCATCCGCACCGCTGCCACGCGGGGGTAAGCCTGCATGA
- a CDS encoding alanine--tRNA ligase-related protein: MNSIPRTALDCQAISEAFLALHERDGFARLPPSSLLHDSVPMSFVMSAGLIQVENDLDEIVAETGGKFAFTQPCFRHFDMQQVGADPTRLSLFHMSAAFHIGSTERETVLPRLWYFLTEVLGLEKERLWITYLDDAEFGRDEASYQCWKTLGIAEERLVGLGQEHCFWRQRSTGQIASDGKKCGPHTEVFYERDVACPACKNREQPLGNCRCGRFVEISNSLFIENYIDDNGKLIAAGTVFAECVLGLERTEMVLRGLPSVYHVRRFDQWREQICMGISCPDLSQQQALNITLDHLSAFVKLTKDGAPAPGQGGRKYIMRKLAREAMNQLLQCKLDVLSLMNALMEDQDQKSLALLQEEYVRFNRHVQLVNKNTRYVSHDYR; this comes from the coding sequence ATGAATTCAATACCGCGTACCGCACTGGACTGTCAGGCTATTAGCGAGGCTTTTCTTGCCTTGCATGAGCGGGATGGCTTTGCCCGTTTACCACCCTCTTCGCTATTACACGATTCGGTGCCGATGTCATTTGTGATGAGTGCTGGGCTGATTCAGGTCGAAAATGATCTGGACGAAATTGTGGCAGAGACCGGTGGCAAGTTTGCGTTTACCCAACCGTGTTTTCGCCACTTTGATATGCAACAAGTCGGGGCTGACCCAACGCGCTTGAGTTTGTTTCACATGTCGGCGGCGTTTCATATTGGCTCGACTGAACGGGAAACGGTGTTGCCGCGTTTGTGGTATTTCCTGACCGAGGTGTTGGGGCTGGAAAAAGAACGGTTGTGGATTACCTATCTGGATGATGCGGAATTTGGGCGGGACGAAGCGAGTTACCAATGCTGGAAAACGTTGGGGATAGCGGAAGAACGGTTGGTGGGGCTGGGGCAGGAACATTGCTTCTGGCGGCAGCGTTCCACTGGGCAGATTGCCAGCGATGGCAAGAAGTGCGGGCCGCATACCGAAGTGTTTTATGAGCGGGATGTGGCTTGCCCGGCTTGTAAGAATCGTGAACAGCCGCTTGGGAATTGTCGGTGTGGGCGGTTTGTGGAGATTTCTAACTCATTGTTTATCGAGAACTATATTGATGACAATGGGAAATTGATTGCGGCGGGGACAGTGTTTGCGGAATGTGTGTTGGGGCTGGAGCGTACTGAAATGGTGTTGCGGGGATTGCCGAGTGTTTACCATGTGCGGCGGTTTGATCAGTGGCGCGAACAAATCTGTATGGGTATTTCCTGTCCTGATCTATCCCAGCAACAAGCACTCAATATCACCCTCGACCATCTGTCAGCCTTTGTGAAGCTCACTAAGGATGGTGCACCTGCACCGGGACAAGGTGGGCGTAAATACATCATGCGTAAGTTGGCACGGGAAGCAATGAATCAGTTGCTGCAATGCAAACTGGATGTGCTTTCTCTAATGAATGCCTTGATGGAAGATCAGGATCAGAAATCCCTTGCCCTACTGCAAGAAGAATATGTACGTTTCAACAGACACGTACAACTTGTCAATAAAAACACACGGTACGTGAGTCATGACTACAGATAA